The DNA sequence TTGAATCATCTTAAGATGGAAAACTTTCTGCCATcacacagtatttacaatattgcCCTCAGAGGTTGAATCATAAAGTAGAATACTAATTGTAgtacacaacaaacacactagTTTTTAACTTCCAGCCTGAGGGTTCTCGCTCTTTAAGATTCAAgatgaatttgttttctcatttaacAGCTACTTACAAAGGCAGAAAACATATAGAtggattaattgatttttttttttttccttttttctgaaaCTTCACAATGAgaaaagatgagatgagatatATGTTTATTGATCCCCTGTGAAAATTTCAGTTTGGCACATGATTTATTCTGTCTCTTTCCCCAGGCGGACACATGTATCCAGAGTCCTGGGGGCCAGCGGCGGCTCCAAACCTCGTCAGAAGTTGTCACAGTCCACAGTTCAGAGCAACATGCCGCTGAGCACCATGGGAATCAACTCTGTGTCGGGCAGCATGGCCAATTCAAACCCAGCCTCAGAGGACAGCTTCCAGCTGCCCAGGGTGGAGCTGAGCAGCGTGGAGGAGAACCACATAGAGCAGTTCAGCACCAACAGCGGATCCACTGCGGTCACCATACACGATGTCCCATCATTAGAAAACACATAACAGCAAGACAACAGGCAGtgactgtgatgtgatgtcttCTTCCGCATACTGTGTGCTGACTGAATCCTGTGAAACTGTCACTATCTTCACCATCTGAGCCACTGCTGGTGACCACAGCAATAACAAACGtgcaaatattcacatcatGAACAAACCATAAACAGACACAGTGGATCACATGAAGGAAACTGCAGgacggattaaaaaaaaactgagactTCCGTGCGAAGAATTGCTTTTTGGCTACAGTCAGTGTTCGGAGTATAGATGccatacaatttttttttttactatttgtaCTTTTTCCATCACTACTAATACAATCAAGAAAATGTGTAGTAAAGACTGTAATGGCTTGACAATGTTGCTCCTGAGTGTATACATTTCTGTATTAAAGAGGACCACGTAGGTTCATGAGTAAATGTAGAATTAGTATAAACTtcagagaagacaaagacagtaTGAAAGAATAGATGTCTGTTAATATTGCTTATTTAACAATACTCCTTAATAAATCTGAATAACATTGCATCGTACCGTCTCTGTCTTCTGATCGGACAAGTTTTTGTCCAAGAatgtcactgtatttttttaaaacctttgtaaaatgaaaagataacaataatataaaaaaaagattttgtgaGACTTCTGGGTGTCAGCCTTAAACGCTAACGGGAATCCCTCCAAGTTGGACGCTGAAGGAttttgcactttattttgattGCTCCccatgtgtatttgtattgcttGTGGTTCTTTAAATGTGattagatgaaaataaaatgtaatatttctatTTGCTGCAGACCTGCTCGTTTAAATGGAGTGTTATTTGTACATAATATCTAATTATATGAAATtagagcagaaaagaaaagaagggggGAGTGCTCGGTGTTGCTGAGCAGGTTTtagcgccctctgctggtacATTTTAGTACCATGACACTGACAAATCACGAAGTTGCATTCAAGACCGCAAGATATGTTAAATATACAGTTGTCATACAGTGATTCGTGGGTTAGCTTCTTGGGTtgctttttaattcattaaacTTCCTAGATTACCTTTATCTTagttcataaaaaaatgtattgaaactGTTTATTAATCCGTCCTTTTAAATAACATTCACTGACGACTGCGGTGGCCAACAGTCAGTGAATGCAACTTCTGACTGGTTGTTTACAACACGATGGTGACCGTAGGTGAGTGGCTAACAGGCTAATTTATTACTCTCTAATCATGACAGTTACCAGTATTTAAAAGATAGCCTTTGTATTTTGACATCGAATATTATTGCCCAAGTATATGCGTCCTCGTTCGCGCGATTAAACACAGAACTAAACCAAATATAGCTGCCCTGTCAGAGCTAATGCTAAGGAAGTAAGCTAGCTGAGGGGGAATACAGGTATTTGCAGCTCAGGTGCTAACAGCTTACCCTGTATTTATGGGGTCCTATCTTGGTCAGTGCTTGGCAGACGAGCCATGTAACAACGGTAGAGAATATTTTAAGTATGAAGTGATTGGGGTGATTGTATGCGACTGCCTTGTGTTGAAGGGGAGCTGCTGAGCCTCCTGCTGGTGTCGGTGCTGTGGGGCTGCACCAACCCCCTCCTGAAGAGAGGCACCGAGGGGATAGAACATGTCACTGAGACCAGCAGAGTCTCACAGATACTGGCTGAGCTCAAGtttcttttcctaaacctcAAGGTAACTCCTCACACCCCTTCTTGTTTACCAGTgtgcctgcttttttttttttttttttctccctacaAGTGGTTTTAATTgcaccttcttcttcctcagtaCCTGGTCCCATTTCTCCTGAACCAGAGTGGCTCTTTGGTTTACTATTACACACTGTCCaccacaggtgagacacacaatCCAAAATCAACCTCATCACTGTCCGATGGCAGCTTCTGTCGAGGTGAATGGGTTCAATTCTTacacaagaaaatgaaacatcGCAGCTGATATTttaacacagacacaggtgCAAGTTAATGCCACCAATGATGGCTCAGTTTCCTTAATTGTGCCAGTAAACTCTGTGCATGATTGCAGTGACTGGAAGTGAGTAATTGTAATGCAGTCCTCATTAGTGTTAATTTAAACCCGTGTGTTTCCCGCTATGACAAGCTAAAATATCTGCACAGCGTCAAGGCAGGAAAACTGCACAGGTGTTGCTAAAATCGTTAACAATGGCACTGTTGTGTTCAGGTGCTCCAGTAAGCCATGACAGTGAGTCAACATGCACAATACCAGCAGgaggaccctgaaactgaagcagctcgGTGTCGTTCAGCCCATCAGTGATTTCATTGTTAGCACCTGTACTTTCCCCAGTCTGACATGTCCAAAATGCAAGTCAGCATGATTTGACTGCTAATGTCAAGTAGTTACAACACTACGTAAAGGGCAAATGTACATACATGAGCTCAGCTCCCTCTGGGTTGTCCAGAAATACAAAAGAATCTACTAAACACAGGTAttagtcattttaaatgactgttGCATTATTTCAAACTAATTATCTTGCCTGTGAGTTCTGGAGTTGTATGTGTGGACTGGATTGGGTGCAAATTAATTGCCCCCcatttgaatctgaatctgaatagACATGTCAGTGGATCTCAAATATTCCGGTACAGCAAGGAATAGTTACTTTTTGTTaatgattaatctgctgattatgaATCTTTTGATCTTTACTGTTAGGAAAAATGACAATTGCAATTCCCTGAAGTTACTATGATTCtatgatgaaaaacagcacGTTTGCATATTTGAGTTTCTGAAGCATCCGAACATCCGATGTGGCAGTTGAGCTTGAAAAATAAGTCAATTAACCGAGGATTTTCTGTTGGTTAACCCAGAGCTATTGACCCCATGTCAATTTGTAAAACATGACCCTGCTTGTTTGAAAACGTGCGGCTTTAATCATAAATGAGTGATATTTCTACAGGTTTTCACTTTGTGAAAACATCAAAGAGTTCACACCCATTTACAAAACACAGGGTTTAACATGAGCATGACCtggattttatttaacaaaatggTTAGTTACCTCATGAAGAGCACAACATCCTCCTCTCTTAAGGtcaattttcattttgctcACAGATTTGAAATGCATGTTAATTTAGCTCGCGgaatattaaaacaattttccttcttttctctcacatCCAGATTTATCGCTCGCTGTTCCTGTTGCCAACTCTCTCACCTTCCTTTGCACTGTGCTCACTGGCAAGGCACTGGGTGAAGAGTTTGGAGGCAAACGTAGGTGACTCATCTTCGTGTGCCTCAAACACAAGCCTTCTGCTCAGAGCTGGGGCAGCCACATAGCGTGCAAAATATTGAAACCCACATGGACAAATCTGGGACGCTAAGATGTTGCAAGCTTTAGGGTCAAACGTTAGGCTACTGGAACGTGTTCAGAGATTTCAAAGACCAATTTAACTCATTTGTATAAGCAAGACGTTACTGGCATACCAAGGTGTTATTGAGCTACTAATCCCCTCTTGTGCATTTCTCCTTTCCTGTACTGGTTGggttctgttttcttttaagatgTGCTTCTCTTAATGTTACTTTTCTTTCATATCATGTTCCCCTCACAGAGGCCGTCGCAGGAATGTTCCTTACCATGGCTGGCATCACTCTGTGCATTATAAGCTCTGTTGATGACAAAGACGCTGGGAAGCAGGATATGACGCAGGCTGTTCACTAACAGAGATCAGGATTAAAGCTAACTCTCCCACACCTTCAAGGGATTCCTCAGcaggagaaggaaagaaggtCAAAGGAGTGCCAGAGCGGGACTAGAGGGGGCAATTTAGATTCAGATAGCGACTCCTTAGAGCATCGGTGCTGGTGGGAGAATTGCTCCTAAATGAACTCAGCGTGAGCTTCAAAAGACCTGTCCAGAGACTGTCTCACCAAGCTGAAGGGGATGTGGGTTCACGCAGGGTTCACTTCAAGGCTAGACTAGATTTATGGTGCTTGCATAGAAGTTGGTGGTTgttaacttttacttttaaacacTCCGCTGCCCCTCCATGTGACTGGCATCTGCATAAACGCTATAGAGGCCACATACAAATGAGGCCTGGGTTTGAAATGGACCAATTAGATCCAACCTCCTGGTTTAACGGGGACATTTTACAGCAGTGGCCTTCTGTccactgtggtgtgtgtttggggaggAGCGGGAGACAGAAGAGAACTAATTGGTGTTTATCTGGAACATAAAGCTGCTTTTTATACTTATTTTGTCCTTGTTCTGCTTCCCCCTGCTGCCTTGTGTAGATAATGTATTACTGTGGTAGATATACCACTGTTATTTGCTGAAGTTCTTTGAGAATTAAATGTCCAAGGACTTGTAGGATTTGTAAACAACACAGATGTGACAGTAATGTACAtagtaatatatattttttattctcaCAGTATTTAGTTGACACAAAACACTGTCCAGGTGACTTCGTCATTGGTGCATAAATTCTGTCTGTGATGTGGCtgatattttattaataaattTTTGGCAAAACAACTCCTAGTGGTATGATCTCATCACTGATTTctgcaaatcaaaaatacattcaggcttaaaatgtcccaaaatatttgtttcttaTGTACAAATTACACATGGAAGAAGTAGCATCACTGAAGATCTCCACAATATCTATTTCAGAATTGAGGAACAGGTTGGAAACAAACAACtgtacaacacaacaaacactacCTTTGGAAAGCTTGTGgaatgtgttttaaaaggtATACTGTACACAGGATTACTTGTTGTTTGTAAACACACCGATCTAAATTTGCCGAGTGAGctagagcttcacagcgaatgcattaaaaaagcacaaataaacacacccACACTTCCAAACAACCCTCCGAATGTGAAAGATTCATCCAGCCTGCTGTTTGCCTCTCCTGctgttcctgcctgtgtgtgtgaagctcaGCCACCCCCCCCTTGTTGAAACGCACACAGATCCTGCCGCTCTCTCTACATTCACGACAGACCGAGCGAAACCTGATGGTTTTTACAGAGTCCCAACCTTGAACTGTTACTGCCTGGCAGACACGAAACATTGCCCAAAGGTTGATGCCATAAAACATCTCGAACACTGCAAAATACTACGAAAATAAAATAGTAGAGGAAGGGCCTCTGGAGATACAGAATAAGTAATGATTGAAAGGGATTACAACTGTATAAGTCtatacttgtttttttctgttttgttttgaggagAATCCTGCATAGTAATACCTCTTAAGTCAATCGTTAAGTCAGAGCTTATAATAGTGTGTCAGTGTCCTGTagtgtttatttgaatttcttctgaGTGTGTTCACATCTTCTCAAATTAAGTATTGTTATTTCGTGGCTCATTATCACAGTAGAGGTACTATCAGTTTAACAAAGCAGTCATTCAGCTGCATGAGTCATCGTAGGAGCAGTAATCACTGGGTTATCTGCTGTGGTGGCTGTAGGGAAACCGTTATGTTGATGTGACCTCCTCATGATGatggttctgttctgctgtaaTCGACAGGGCGTCCTGTTTGAGCGAATGAATAAGACAGATAAAGAAAGCAACATGTTGTCATTAGTTAtggtgatgacatcatgcaCCGTTTTATGATGCGCGGTGCGCAAACTTGCCTTTTCctccctgttctctctctgaGACGTGGATGACGAGGGCCGTGACGTGTGATTCAGCTCCGGCTCCTTCTGAAAAAAAGAGTTGCACTGATTGCTGGTTTTTTTGTACTAATGAATGTAAGCTGTTCAAAAATGTTCTAAGCTTTGAGcagtgtgtgtaggtgtgtgtagCGTACCGGTATTCCAGCAGCAGACTCCTCGGTCTTGAAAGAATTTTCAGTCTGTTTCACACTATCTTGCCAGGATGGAGTTGCCTTTCACAGGACAAAAATATCATCTTGTGAACAATTTTAAACATGATAAAAGAAATCCTCTTTATTAAGACacatttattatgattatgtAAATGTAACCACCCACCCACTCTGCTATGCTGTACCTGCTTtccattgtgtttgtgtaggtgttCCGCCTCGCTGTGCTGCTCCCTCTTGATAATTTGtctcttgagaaaaaaaacacatgcagaatTCAGTATCACACGTGTTTGTAGCAGAAATATACAAACGGTGAGGATACAGTGCATGTTTATGTATCAGGCACAGACATATATGTAGAATGACCTTCAGGACTGATTGAGGTAtctgttattttcaaaatgttatcttGAACAATGTCAATACATGATGTCGAAAATTTCacttaaataacaaaaaggCGAAAAAATTCACATGGAACAGGAGCTGCTACAATAAGTTAAAATGAGTTGCCAGTCATTTCGATAATGAATTTataatttcagtttcagtttcttaaatgtaaggatttttattgttattatgataGTAAATGTGGAGTCCTTGAATTTTGTACTCTTGATTGGGACTAAAGAAGCATTTTGTACAAAGGTACAATTtgtaagaattgaccacctgCTAGCTTataagctcagttagctgtgcagctagttggtgtttacaccactagcacaggatCTCTGGGCCACTGGTAGAAAGACATCTTCAGGGCCAGTTATCAACTTCAGTAGATAACTTCAGTCTCTCCAACAACATAGATGTTTTCggacataatgtcaaaactgttatttcctcatattgatcattttagttatctttaacattttgtacctttaattttcaaaatgacTGCTCAGTTGTGAAATTAATCAGcatattaatcaataatgatgataattgtTAGTTTCAATGCTACATGGAATGTACAAAACATTCTTCAATTCATGCCTACCTGCTGCCTGTTGTGCAGAGGATCGTTTTGGTCGTTTAGTTCCTCGTCCTCCACTATTTCTGCAACTCTCTACAGACAGAACATCAGAGTCATTTAGAATCAGCTCTGCACTAAACATATATGCATTTTCAGAAATTAATTTATCTCCTTCAGTGATCATTTAGCACTTAATAACATGATCACACCATGCAGTCGAGCGGGTTGTAAGGCTGACCTGGTCAACAGGAAGCTCTGTCGCTGTGTTCTCGTCCTCATGCACCTCCTCGGCCCCTCGtacctcctctcttctcttccgCGCTGCTCTTTTAAACACGCTGGGCAAGACTGTGACGAACggaaataaaaactgaaatgctgCTACCATGAtaatcaacacaaaatgaatggaATTGTGAATTGTGAATGGGAGGATGTTAGattcaaaaatgacaacaaccaGATCCATTGCTGAGCGGTGGTCTTGGCTGTCGCCTGTTGTTGTTGCGGATCTTGACCGGCCTGGCAAAGAATGCAGACGTGTCTTCCGCTCcttctctcctgctcctctgctgtgtggctgctggACCTGCAGCTTCATCTCCCGTCGACTTCACCCTCCGACCATCGGACTGAAAGCCATGACATACAGCTGAGTTATTACAGCTTAATTTATATGTGTGCTACATATAGACAGAAACACCTGCTTCCAAGTTTGCCTCACTGGTGTGTTGGAAGTGTCCACCAAACCAATTAACAGTCCAAATATAGCTCTTGTGGCgtgaattaaaaaaagtggAGACTGTTTTTTTGATACCTCAGGGGAGTCGAGGAGAGCCGAATCACTGTACTGGTCTTCTGGACCGCTTCCTGCTTTTCTGTTCTAtgaggaacacagaggacagtTTTCATTCAGACCTTGTAAATTATCTGCAGGCTGCAGAGTAAAAGATGCaagtaaaaaagtattttatcataaaaaaaatcatccataGAGTTAACATTCTGTAAAAAGTTAGAACataacatacaaataaaaaaacttaACAAGCCAAATCCTAATAATAGCTCTAATGAACAAATACATTACTATACAAAAAAGCCTACAACAAATCTAATACCAATATAAATTAAACAATGTAGAGAACCAATGCTAGGACTTAATCTTGAGCCATGAAAGTAAGTGCTTAAACTAAAGTATTAAGTGAACGTACCTCATTTCTCCTCAGCAGCCTTCTCTTTCCTGGGTaatatcttcaaaataaaagaaaaacacagggatgtgaaaaggtgaaaggggataaaggaagcaaaaaaaaagttttcttcgTCTTCTGTTGTGTCTCatcaattattattttactgtagGGAGCAGAACAACGGCACTTAAACACCCATCTTTACACACGCTCACGGACGACCTTGCATAACAATACCTCTCTGCAGCTTTTGAAACCAACAGCTCCACATATGGGAGTTTCTTGAACCTCTCTGTTCCCACGGCAACATAGAAGTGGCCGGTCTCCAGCTCGGCAGCCGAGGACACAGTCGCTCCTTCCAGAGAGCACAACCTGATGAAGCACAGGGTTTATATTATATCTACTGGATATCcctttgtatttgtgtgtgcatatgtgtgtgtgtgtgtgtgtgtatgcggcTGTCGCTGACCTGCGCACAGCTCCGGTTCGTAAGCTGACCTTCTCTGTGACCAGACCCAGGATCTGCTCCAGGTCCTGCCGCATGGTCCGAGGAATGATGAATCGGAATGGTGGACACAGGAGATCTCCGTTACGGAAAACACTAAacggaaaacaaacacattcccaGATGTACactaaaacagtttttttgccTTGTGCTGGCCACGTTGGccgggggtgggggtggggggtggggtgacACCAAAGTCAGcaagattcatcctctggggaccttGAATGTCTCCAGTTTCATGGCAGTCTATCCAGTAGATGAGGTATTTCATTTTGGACCAAAAGGGTGAACAGTTTTGTGAACCGAGTTGTAAGAAAATACGCCTAAATGTATTAAGGATAAtcacgtgtgtgtttgccagtAGTGTGTCCAACTTACTGTAGAATGCAAGGCACGGGTATAAACTTCCTCCATTTGGCCGAGACATTTGGCCTCTGGGTCACTTTGGCCTGCAAAGGACGTTCACAAAAGTCAGATGCATGGCACTGCAAACCATCATAATGTTGTAATTTCCTCAGCATTATTGAAAAATTCCCTCATCATCTTTGCGTCATCCATCAATAACACTGCACGTCCATCAAGGCAAAATCAGTTTTTCTGAAAGTGTAATGACTGACTAAATATTCTGCTCATGCCAGCTCAAGTGCTGCAGCCATGGAAACTAACGTCACTGAGAGACTTCTCGGGTGGCAGCGTCCGATTTGAGGGCTCCTACCCATGTCGTCCCATATCAATGAAATGTGGAgccactgtctgtgtctctgctgacGTAACTGGACCAAGTCAATCAACATCAATAATCTTCCATTATTGTTCTTACTTGTGGCAGGCAGTTAATGCATTTACAGTGGAAAAAGAGGCGTGGGGCAGTGAATACGGGCATTAGGCCTGCCCAGACATGCACATAGCCCCGATCGCACTGTGTGGAAGCATAActctttgtttcacacacaaTTCACATACTGACACACTTCCTGCGTTGCTCCACAGCAACCACAACACAGGCATCTAAGACTCTAAAAACCAAAGACCCAGCTTTCCAAATGGCAGACACCCAAGGCACACACAGTTAGCCTCCGCTCCTTTTTATGTTTGTCAGAAAAGTAACACTGGCAGCTTAAGACCGAGAGCGCGGTCATCCCTGCCAGCTGGTCAGAATACAAAGCGAGCACTTGTCAGCTTGAGTGGTTCGTTGTGTGTACTTGTGCGTGAAATCAATTTTGTGCGAATGTTAAGAGAGCCTCTGCCTGCATATTAGTACCATCATTATCACCATGCCCCTGGTTGCAGAGAAGAAGTTACAATTAAACAGCAAAAGAGAGATGAGTTTGGTTTAAATGCATTCAGAGATCtttgttgatgaaaataataatcatctcTGGGAGGATCTGCTCTCAGATCACATCCAGCTGAAATTTTATacacttaaaggtcccatatcatcCCATATTTGACTATAAAGCAGGTAAAAGCAACACTCAATCCATGGAGAAATCTATCCAACACCATCGTGGTTACAAACCCCCCCCAACCGAGCTGATGCGAAAACATGGTGTttggtgcctgctcaggcctgtgaaaGCTGACCAATAAGAGCACACTGGGCTGCTGCAAAGGACTGTATGAGAAAAATAAgctgtttttaacattaaagcatgGACACCTCTTCTGGAAGGACGAAATAAAAGTAGACCTGAAAGTGAGCAAAATACTGGACCAGAAGGGCACCCTGCAAGCGTTATGACTGCACTCTGGACAACACAATCATTACACCATTGTTTCGTGCAATTTACATGACaaccagtgacatcactgggacGATAAGTGCAAAGGGTGACCCCCTCACTcagacgcgcgcacacacacacacaaagtccatCTGATCTATCTGATGTTAACATGAGAAGGTGTCGTCACAATTGTAGGCAAATGTGAGCTGGACTCTGTTAATGGAAAATCCTGCAGTCATTTTCCTATTTGATTTGGCAGCAGTTCAAATGGATCAACTCAATATGAGTACAAAGCGGCCTGGCGGTGCATTCCTCCTGGTTAGACAGGGATTAATGCGTGATGGAGTGTAAAAGCAAGCTGTCCACAAAAGTAAAATCCTACCTGGCTTTCTTCACGGgcagcaggatgtttttttgttcccctgTTCAGATAACTGCAcatcaaaaaacaacagacaacaaaaggTATGATGGGATTAATTCTAAATTCATTTAGTTTCACTTTAGAGAGAGCAACTGTGCATTAAAATGATCCTCAATGTCTTTACAATTAATGAACTTTTGTACTCACTCCAGCTTCTTGAACCTTTCAAAGCCAGCAGCAACATACTGGGCTCCTGTCTGGAGGTCCTCCAGCTCTGTGATCCTGTGGCCCTGTCTGGGTGTGTACAGGTTCCTGACGGCGAGTGGAGCCCCAATGCTCTGGGTCACTTCAGTCAGAAAGGCCTCCATAGTGGCCACCTGTCGCTGGTTCACCACAAACCTGCGTCCGCTGTAAAATGGATCTCCATTCCTGTACACCACCACACTCTTCACTGGAGGCAGGACAGTTGCGGCGCTGGCAGCCATCTCGGAGCCAGCTGTTACAGTCACagacacagtttaaaaacacataactCTGtccaaatacatacattttcacCTCTGACCATCTTCATGACACAGATACATTAACATTCTTTGGATCACATAACCAcagattcacacagacacaataaaTCATCCTCTAATCCACACAGACAATAATGCTCAGTCACTCACATGCCTGGGGGAAGACGAAGCAAAGAAATGGCAGAAATTGAAGCCAAAGGTGAAAATCGGACCCTTCTGATGTTGTGGTCTGTCTGGACTCCCACTCGCCACGtttggctctctctctctatccccctaaaacactcacacacacacacattcacacactacTCCACTGACGGTGGTGAGTATTTCCTGGTTGCTATGGCAGCGTGACAGCAATGACTGGCTTTGTGGGGCAAACCCATCGGCAGAAACCACAACAAAAGAGacagcgggaggaggagagaacggGCGGCTCGCCAAGTTGTAAGCTGAATCAATAAGATAACCTCGACACCTAGTTGTCTgacttttttccacaaaaaatgATCGCCACAGATATCTATATACCGCATATTGACACCAGGCAAGTGCAAGAACAATCAGGTCATGGAACTGATACTGTATTTCTCAATGGTGATGctctttaaattaaattaattaaaatatataacttTAACATAAcaatttatcattttctttttttttagggatTAAAAGCATCTTCCCCTGGGTGCTCTTTAATGACattaacacaaaatgacaacagcAGCTTAATAGGAGACACGCATTTCTCACGTGAAGAGTGATGAGAGCTCATTGACTGCGATCCAAATGGGAAATTTGAGCTCCTGTGAGTCACAACACATACTTAGCCTTGTGCCaaggaccccccccccccgaattCTACTGAATGAAACTTCGTCCTAACACAAGAACAACTACCTCAGCATCTCACGAGCTGAGCACAACGTCAGAGAAAGACTGCAGTGGcattaacagcagcagaaagcagaattttacaaaaaatatattttattcattatttaacaTAGAGAAAATGACATACACAATGTACAGCCAATCACATGATAAATACAATTAATTGTTATGTATGAGTATAAAATAATGGCTTGAGTAGATGGAACATTAATGAGTTCAGGTGACTGAAAGCAGTCAAGCCTTCAGTCTCACATCAACAAGTCCAGTTCAGATTACTGCTTCTGTCAGGAAACACTCAGTCTGTTCTTCAGTGACAAGtactgcagaggagaaagaagaggagataAACAATAATTCAAATTCATTCCCTGTCATCTGAAGGGTTGGATGAGCTCACTCCTAATGCATGACAACAAATtctacacatacatatacattcaTGTTCTGATTCTTTTAGTGTAGAAATTTTCTGTGTTCGACTGcatttgaaaatcaaacacGAGGGTGCATGAGTGCCTGCTTTTTCTGAGGTCAGTTCAGTTTAATTATACGTTCTATGTGTACATCTTGGCACTCTTAACACCCCATGAAACTGCACAGTGAATGCTGGAAGCAGTGATGCAAGCTTTATGAgaactttcattttgttcaaaGATAAATTAAAGAATGCAATTGGTACACAGTCTGAGGACAAAGGGTGCAGACAGCT is a window from the Acanthopagrus latus isolate v.2019 chromosome 16, fAcaLat1.1, whole genome shotgun sequence genome containing:
- the dcdc2b gene encoding doublecortin domain-containing protein 2B isoform X1 — translated: MAASAATVLPPVKSVVVYRNGDPFYSGRRFVVNQRQVATMEAFLTEVTQSIGAPLAVRNLYTPRQGHRITELEDLQTGAQYVAAGFERFKKLDYLNRGTKKHPAAREESQAKVTQRPNVSAKWRKFIPVPCILHVFRNGDLLCPPFRFIIPRTMRQDLEQILGLVTEKVSLRTGAVRRLCSLEGATVSSAAELETGHFYVAVGTERFKKLPYVELLVSKAAERYYPGKRRLLRRNENRKAGSGPEDQYSDSALLDSPESDGRRVKSTGDEAAGPAATQQRSRREGAEDTSAFFARPVKIRNNNRRQPRPPLSNGSVLPSVFKRAARKRREEVRGAEEVHEDENTATELPVDQRVAEIVEDEELNDQNDPLHNRQQRQIIKREQHSEAEHLHKHNGKQATPSWQDSVKQTENSFKTEESAAGIPKEPELNHTSRPSSSTSQRENREEKDALSITAEQNHHHEEVTST
- the dcdc2b gene encoding doublecortin domain-containing protein 2B isoform X2, whose product is MAASAATVLPPVKSVVVYRNGDPFYSGRRFVVNQRQVATMEAFLTEVTQSIGAPLAVRNLYTPRQGHRITELEDLQTGAQYVAAGFERFKKLDYLNRGTKKHPAAREESQAKVTQRPNVSAKWRKFIPVPCILHVFRNGDLLCPPFRFIIPRTMRQDLEQILGLVTEKVSLRTGAVRRLCSLEGATVSSAAELETGHFYVAVGTERFKKLPYVELLVSKAAERYYPGKRRLLRRNENRKAGSGPEDQYSDSALLDSPESDGRRVKSTGDEAAGPAATQQRSRREGAEDTSAFFARPVKIRNNNRRQPRPPLSNGSVLPSVFKRAARKRREEVRGAEEVHEDENTATELPVDQRVAEIVEDEELNDQNDPLHNRQQRQIIKREQHSEAEHLHKHNGKQATPSWQDSVKQTENSFKTEESAAGIPEPELNHTSRPSSSTSQRENREEKDALSITAEQNHHHEEVTST